Below is a genomic region from Drosophila albomicans strain 15112-1751.03 chromosome 2R, ASM965048v2, whole genome shotgun sequence.
ATAATCCAAGGGAAACATACCCGTAGACACGAATACAGACAACTCAGTGATGAGAGCGGCAAAGCAAAAGAGGCAACAAAATAGAGATAGGGGCTtgtaaaaaatgaaagcaaatacAAGTAATAAGCTAGGTAGGACCGATGTACCAAAGAACCGATGGAGTGATGTCACAATATTAGGCATTACACCAAATCTACGGCTATTtaatggtaatggtaatgTTATAAAGTGCGTCACGCGCATACGAATATATGTgcaaaatagaatttataGTAAAATTTGTTGATTACATTTACATgtacacatacaaacatacatatatacatatagacaGAAGCCTATAAGATAAAGAACACTAACATAGGCAAACTCAGCAAATGTCACACATTATTATGAAAAGCGGGATCCGTTAAGAATAAACCGAAGTAATTGTAAAGTAAACCCCAATTCAGAAGAAAcatgaaaagttaaaaatatgcGTATAACATGAATTacatatttaagaaaaaattatattaaaacaaactaataaagattatattaaaattgacttGTGACTTTTATATCGGAATTTATTTGcagttgatttttaatttagctttATCTGTAAACCTCATTGAATATAACTACTATACAATCACAATCagtaaaaaacatttaacagTTGTATGGGTCTTTCAAACTATTTTTTGGATAGTCTGGTTGTTTGCGTGGGTGACTGTCAATGACAACTTGTTCGCTTTCTAAATTTGCATTGATTCTCAAAATTGTTGGATAGGGATCCAAATTTACATGATAtctaaaaaaattattatagttttcaTTAGGTACaagacaaattaaaattgttaattattaaaacataCCGTCTGGCATTGAACACTTGTGGGACAAGGCAACAATCAGCCATGGAGATCTCATCACCGACACAATATCTTCCAGATGACGACGACAATACCGTTTCCAGTCCTGTGAATCCGCGGGTTATCCAATGCTGGGCCCATTCGATGCTTTTTTCTTTACCTAGGTGAGCCAATACAAGGCGATTTTGAAGAGGTTGAATACCAGAGCATATTATTTCAACTATTTCACGCACTTTGGCTCGACCTTGCGGATTCTGTGGCAATATCAAGGTGTCCTTTCGAGTCTCTTCCAGATAGTGCATTATCGCCACAGAATCGCAAAGCGTTTGCCCATCTACAAAtgtacaataattaaaattagtaaTCAGATTGGAAAGGCATTCCTTATAGTCACCAATTTGAAGCACCGGCACTTGCTGCATTGGATTCAATTCCCGATACTCAGGAGTATAGCTGTGAACTGCATCCGTCTTGAGCAAGCTAGTTGGTTTAAGGtcatatgaaatatttttcagcCCCAACGCAATACGTACTCGCCATGAGCATGAACTGAGGCAATATGAGTACAATAttggcttttcatttttgcagtGGGACGAACTGAACATGCGTTTCCCAATTTGAGCAAAATAACTCAATCTTGAATTTAGATGTTTCAAAAAACtcattttgctttaaatgcgCACTTTTCTGCACAT
It encodes:
- the LOC117574092 gene encoding probable maleylacetoacetate isomerase 2, which gives rise to MSFLKHLNSRLSYFAQIGKRMFSSSHCKNEKPILYSYCLSSCSWRVRIALGLKNISYDLKPTSLLKTDAVHSYTPEYRELNPMQQVPVLQIDGQTLCDSVAIMHYLEETRKDTLILPQNPQGRAKVREIVEIICSGIQPLQNRLVLAHLGKEKSIEWAQHWITRGFTGLETVLSSSSGRYCVGDEISMADCCLVPQVFNARRYHVNLDPYPTILRINANLESEQVVIDSHPRKQPDYPKNSLKDPYNC